One segment of Coffea arabica cultivar ET-39 chromosome 7c, Coffea Arabica ET-39 HiFi, whole genome shotgun sequence DNA contains the following:
- the LOC140010210 gene encoding transcription repressor OFP7-like, translating into MASKSFKLRVSKLVTTTFHSCRSKDASTLPHDPVPTFFRLSPVNPNFLTIDHYTNPPKSSGSSSVRRHVSSAFSSIGCGFASMKPAAIKHSDDGRARSSSQQEFSWEQEEKWHVVAKIYDDKHQTPRRKIYNSCASGDSDQDKKILALPPPPPPSKKKRRGKKKRAPPARLRASTSSAESGLFSSEGGEVILDEEEEESMIETETLISSWRSSSSDDSSSEFNPNLETIRETPLPITRRHKRTSKKKNKKHSTKRGVSRSTTIYRPSSVSSAAENESPARLSVFKKLIPCSVDGKVKESFAIVKKSEDPYEDFKRSMMEMILEKQMFEERDLEQLLQCFLSLNSRHYHGLIIEVFAEIWEAMFCASDDQRSSNRHRRRRGGGGVNSRNTNNLRV; encoded by the coding sequence ATGGCCAGCAAGAGCTTTAAGCTTCGTGTCTCCAAACTCGTCACCACAACCTTCCACTCTTGTCGCTCTAAAGACGCCTCCACTCTCCCACATGATCCTGTCCCTACATTCTTCCGACTTTCCCCAGTCAACCCCAACTTCCTCACCATTGATCATTACACAAACCCTCCTAAGAGCTCCGGCTCATCGTCCGTCAGACGCCACGTGTCCTCCGCTTTCTCATCCATCGGCTGTGGCTTCGCCTCAATGAAGCCCGCTGCAATTAAACACTCCGACGACGGCCGCGCCAGATCATCGTCGCAACAAGAATTCAGCTGGGAGCAAGAAGAGAAATGGCACGTTGTAGCTAAGATCTACGACGACAAACATCAGACCCCTCGTCGAAAGATATACAACTCCTGCGCTTCCGGCGACTCCGACCAAGACAAGAAAATATTAGCCTTACCACCGCCACCTCCGCCATCTAAAAAGAAACGACgagggaagaagaaaagagcTCCTCCAGCTAGACTCCGCGCGAGCACCTCCTCAGCTGAAAGCGGGCTTTTCAGCAGCGAAGGTGGTGAAGTAATATTagacgaagaagaagaagagagcatGATAGAGACTGAAACCCTGATATCTTCTTGGAGAAGTTCCTCTTCCGATGACTCCTCCTCGGAATTCAACCCAAATCTCGAAACCATTCGCGAGACCCCTTTGCCCATTACAAGGCGTCACAAGCGGACTagcaagaaaaagaataaaaagcacTCGACGAAACGCGGAGTATCGAGGTCGACGACCATTTACAGGCCGTCTTCGGTGTCGTCAGCGGCTGAGAACGAGTCACCGGCGAGGTTGTCGGTGTTCAAAAAGCTGATACCATGCAGCGTGGATGGGAAGGTGAAGGAGAGCTTTGCAATCGTGAAGAAGAGTGAGGACCCTTACGAGGATTTTAAGAGGTCAATGATGGAGATGATATTGGAGAAGCAGATGTTTGAGGAGAGAGATTTGGAGCAGCTGCTGCAGTGTTTTTTGTCGTTGAATTCGAGGCATTATCATGGGCTGATCATTGAGGTGTTTGCTGAGATTTGGGAGGCGATGTTTTGTGCTAGTGATGATCAGCGGAGTTCCAATCGTCATCGTCGTCGtcgtggtggtggtggtgttaATTCAAGAAATACAAACAACCTTCGAGTTTGA
- the LOC113698773 gene encoding uncharacterized protein — translation MRKLCPNFDREDGLETVLEVPIPEEMFAAMGNNIALRWENMATWMKAQTSDKWSSPIIAGRYNELSFLLFIMGSPLIPLQVQLDQSIHRPVRHASIEASTAKYIVQQYIAATGGQQALNSVNSMCALGQVKISSSEFHQGDDSVKVRNTEEAGGFVLWQKNPDLWCLELLISGCKVISGSNGKVSWRESSNQQRPIAKGPPRPLRRFLQGLDPRSAAILFIDAVCIGEKIINDEDCFILKLDTNQSTLEAQSGPNYEIIHHTLWGYFSQRSGLLVKFEDSRLLTVKTSRDDGEGVFWETSTESVIEDYKYVEGVNIAHSGRTSMTVFRYGEQSANHKRELQETWKIEEVDFNVWGLNSEFFMPPSEFQRKK, via the exons ATGAGGAAACTATGTCCAAATTTTGATCGAGAAGATGGGCTAGAGACAGTTCTGGAGGTGCCCATTCCAGAGGAAATGTTTGCGGCCATGGGGAACAACATAGCCTTGCGGTGGGAAAATATGGCGACTTGGATGAAAGCTCAAACTTCCGATAAATGGTCATCACCAATTATCGCCGGGCGCTATAATGAATTGAGCTTTCTTCTTTTCATTATGGGATCTCCTCTTATCCCACTTCAAGTCCAATTAGACCAATCTATCCATCGTCCTGTTAGGCACGCTTCCATT GAAGCATCAACAGCCAAATACATCGTACAACAATACATAGCAGCAACGGGAGGACAGCAGGCTTTGAACTCGGTAAATAGCATGTGCGCGCTTGGACAAGTCAAAATCAGTTCATCAGAATTTCATCAAGGAGATGATTCAGTCAAAGTTAGAAACACTGAAGAAGCCGGAGGATTCGTGCTGTGGCAGAAGAACCCGGACCTCTGGTGCTTAGAGTTGCTCATCTCCGGTTGTAAAGTCATCTCTGGTAGCAATGGCAAAGTTTCTTGGAGGGAATCCTCCAACCAACAAAGACCCATTGCTAAGGGTCCTCCCAGACCCCTACGCCGCTTTTTACAG GGCCTGGATCCTCGCTCTGCAGCCATTTTATTCATAGATGCAGTATGCATAGGAGAGAAGATCATAAATGACGAAGACTGCTTCATTCTAAAGCTGGACACAAACCAATCAACTCTGGAGGCGCAAAGCGGCCCCAATTACGAAATCATCCACCACACTCTGTGGGGATACTTCAGCCAAAGATCAGGGCTTCTCGTTAAATTTGAGGATTCGAGACTGCTTACTGTAAAAACAAGTAGGGATGATGGTGAAGGAGTGTTCTGGGAGACGAGCACGGAGTCGGTGATAGAGGATTACAAGTATGTGGAAGGTGTTAATATAGCACATAGTGGCAGGACTTCTATGACAGTTTTCAGATATGGAGAGCAGTCAGCAAACCACAAAAGAGAGCTCCAAGAAACTTGGAAGATTGAGGAAGTTGATTTTAATGTCTGGGGTTTGAACTCTGAATTTTTTATGCCTCCTTCAGAATTCcagaggaaaaaatga
- the LOC140010192 gene encoding probable polyol transporter 6, giving the protein MALSTENGIPETRSKLNPYACACAIVASMISIIFGYDTGVISGAMIFIKEEFDVKESQLEVVAGILNMCALVGSLCAGRTSDMIGRRYTIVIASLIFLLGSVVMGYSPSYGVLLAGRCTAGVGVGFALMIAPVYSAEISSPSYRGFLSSLPEVGISVGILLGYISNISLSGLPLHLNWRLMLGIAAVPSLCLAIGVLKMPESPRWLVMQGRVGDAKKILYKVSNDPEEAEYRLRDIKKAAGIDENCNDDIVKLPRTKATHGEGVWRELLLRPTPAVRWILIAAVGIHFFEHATGIEAVILYGPRIFKKAGVRAKKKLLLATVGVGLTKLTCITISTFMVDRVGRRKLLLASVGGMILALTGLGTCLTIVEHSGDRQIAWALVLSLVATYSYVMFFNLGLGPVTWVYSSEIFPLKLRAQGAGIGVAVNRFMNATVSMTFLSLSEALTIGGAFYLFAGVSVAAWLFFYFFCPETRGKALEDIEALFSPGRGNSPLHAAAEKPDKEVELGSGGAGHT; this is encoded by the exons ATGGCTTTGTCGACGGAGAATGGGATCCCGGAAACCCGCTCAAAGCTTAATCCATATGCTTGCGCATGTGCAATAGTTGCATCTATGATATCCATCATTTTTGGCTATG ACACCGGGGTGATTAGTGGAGCAATGATATTCATCAAAGAGGAATTCGATGTCAAGGAATCACAACTGGAAGTCGTTGCCGGAATCCTAAACATGTGTGCTTTGGTCGGCTCTCTCTGTGCCGGAAGAACGTCCGACATGATCGGCCGGCGTTACACGATCGTCATAGCATCCCTGATTTTCCTGCTGGGCTCAGTCGTGATGGGGTACAGTCCAAGTTATGGCGTCCTACTAGCAGGAAGGTGCACGGCTGGTGTAGGCGTCGGCTTTGCGCTGATGATCGCACCTGTTTATTCTGCCGAGATATCGTCTCCATCCTACCGAGGATTTCTCTCTTCTCTGCCAGAAGTTGGCATTAGCGTTGGCATATTACTCGGTTATATCTCCAATATAAGTCTCTCCGGCTTGCCTCTACATCTTAACTGGAGACTAATGCTCGGGATTGCAGCCGTCCCATCTCTTTGTTTGGCTATTGGCGTTCTCAAGATGCCCGAGTCTCCGAGATGGCTTGTGATGCAAGGCCGCGTAGGAGATGCCAAGAAGATTCTGTACAAAGTCTCCAATGATCCTGAAGAAGCCGAATATCGACTAAGGGACATAAAAAAGGCTGCCGGGATTGATGAAAATTGCAACGATGATATTGTTAAATTGCCACGCACAAAAGCCACCCACGGCGAAGGGGTATGGAGGGAACTACTACTCAGGCCAACCCCGGCGGTCCGTTGGATTCTGATTGCGGCGGTTGGAATTCATTTCTTCGAGCATGCTACTGGAATTGAAGCAGTCATATTGTACGGCCCGAGGATCTTCAAGAAAGCCGGAGTCAGAGCAAAGAAAAAGCTCTTACTCGCCACGGTTGGGGTGGGGCTTACAAAGCTGACATGCATCACAATTTCAACCTTCATGGTTGACAGAGTTGGGAGGAGAAAGCTCCTGTTGGCAAGCGTTGGCGGCATGATATTAGCATTAACAGGACTGGGAACCTGCTTGACTATAGTTGAACATTCTGGGGATCGTCAAATCGCATGGGCATTGGTTCTAAGTCTTGTGGCAACGTATTCTTATGTCATGTTTTTCAATCTCGGACTGGGACCGGTGACATGGGTTTATAGCTCTGAAATTTTCCCATTGAAGTTAAGGGCACAAGGGGCCGGAATTGGCGTAGCCGTGAACAGATTTATGAATGCCACGGTGAGCATGacgtttttatcactttcagaAGCGCTTACGATTGGAGGGGCCTTCTATCTGTTTGCTGGAGTGTCAGTTGCAGCTTGGTTGTTCTTTTACTTCTTCTGTCCTGAGACCAGGGGAAAGGCATTAGAAGATATTGAAGCCCTTTTCAGCCCCGGCCGGGGGAACTCACCTTTGCATGCCGCCGCAGAGAAGCCTGACAAAGAGGTGGAACTTGGCAGTGGAGGAGCTGGACATACTTAA